The region TTCCTGAAAAAGTAATCATTTATTTGGATTAATTAGGACAGGCTTGAAGATGGCATATATATTGCAAGGGCATTATTGGGGTCAGTGATtggaaatggcttttttttttttaactttccttcaaacctaaaataataaggaaatgcTTCTGTAGCTTAGTACACATTTTTGTGACAGACTGAGACACCTAACACTCACAGGTACTAAAAGTTAAGACAACAAACTAGGCATGTTTTCATTATTAGAGATACAAGAAAATAGTGCCAAAGGCTGCAATGCATCAGGCACAGGATAGCCTAAGGATGTCAAGTGGGGACAGCCAGTTAGACTGTACTACAAGTATGATCACCATTCCACAGCTAACATGATTCCCCATGGCTCCACTGGGGCAGTCACATGGCATTCCTCATTCTACCTGGCTAAGACTTATTTTAATTCTGGATTTATAAAAAGGATTTTCACATAATTCTCATAAAACAAGCATACATTTATTAACACATTTGAAATAAATTCACTGACTTTACTTTGGATAATAGTtattaaacaaaaaatacttactCTAAAATATGAAATTAGATTTTGATTCCTCCCTTAAAAAGCATTTGCTTCCACTAAACATCAACttgaaaatgtaaaacataaaaaaaaaagctgtgtgtGTAAATAATATATGCCTCCTAAACAGAAACATATCAGAGTTGTAAGAAAGGGAATTTGTGTCATAATAACATTTAAGGTTTGTCAGTCTGAACTCTTTGTGGTCTTGcgacttatctgtaaaatggaaataactacTTCACAAGATTGTTGCAAAGCTCAAGTAGACAATGTATAAAGTGTAAGATGTGAAACAGCGTATTACCATTACTTTGTCAGTTATTTATTCTGTCAGCTCCACATGAGTAGTTTACTTGTCTAATTTAAATTCGTTTTATTTCCATGCTTGCTACTTATAGCTCAAATTTGTGTTTGTGTTCTAAAAGTCAACACCCTTTATGTTAAaacctgtattttctttcttacagATATGAGTACATTCTGAATCCCAGGACGGTGGGAATTAGCCAGTGGATTGCAGGCATGTTGTGGAAGTTGCTGATGAGATCCCAGCCCTGCAGGCTGTGTTCTTTCAGAAAGATGCTGTCAGCTCCACAATACAGACCTTTTCTAGTATCCTTCACCTATACAACTGATAATCAATCaaacaaggaaaatgaaaggaCAGTGGAAAAGCTCTATAAACTGTCAGTTGACATCAGGAAAATTCGAAGATTAAAAGGATGGGTACTTCTGGAGGATGAAACCTATGTTGAAgaaattgcaaatattttacaACAACTGGGTGCTGAAGAGACTGCCATAGCCAGTATCTTGGAACGCTGCCCAGAGGCAATTATTTGCAGTCCAACTGCTATTAACATCCAAAGAGAACTCTGGCAGTTGGTTTGCAAAAACGAGGAAGAGTTAGTTAGGTTAATAGAACAATTTCCAGAATCTTTCTTTACTATTAAAGACCAGGAAAATCAGAGGCTGAATGTTCAGTTCTTTAAAGAGTTGGGGCTCAAAAATGTGGTCATTAGCAGATTTTTGACAACTGCATCTAATATTTTTCATAATCCTATTGAGAAGaataagcaaatgataaaaattcttcAAGAGAGTTATCTAAATTTAGGTGGCTCTGAGGCCAACATGAAAGTTTGGCTACTGAAATTGTTAAGCCAAAAcccatttattttgttaaattcttCTGCAGCTATAAAGGAAACACTAGAATTTCTCCAGGAACAAAGTTTTACAAACTTTGAAATTCTTCAACTTCTGTCCAAACTCAAAggatttctttttcagctttgcCCAAGAAGTATACAGAAGAGTATTTCCTTctctaaaaatgcttttaaatgtaCTGATCATGACCTGAAGCAGTTAATTTTGAAATGTCCTGCCCTCTTATATTATTCTGTTCCAGTTTTGGAAGAGAGAATTCAGGGATTATTAAAAGAAGGAATTTCCATAGCTCAGATAAGAGAGACACCAATGGTTCTTGAATTAATGCCACATATAGTACAGTACaggataaggaaactgaattcCTTAGGCTATAGAATAAGGGATGGACATTTAGCAAACCTAAATGGAACAAAAAAAGAGTTTGAGGCCAACTTTGGTAAAATTCAGGCCAAAAAAGGAAGGCCATTATTTAACCCTGTGGCACCATTAAATATTGAAGAATAACTTGCTCACTGATGTTGCTTTTTTCTAACAGTGCAGAGTGAAACTGAGTAGCAAAAACTTAAGTGATTCAGGCAGTTTATGGGCACCAGTAATTTTAAGAATCTACTTAGCTTCAGGATTGTGTTTAAATTACCTCTAAGTACATAGTCTCTGACTCAATtgctgtatttaaaaatataaattgcacttattttaaattttgtaattttgaccttgaactatttcaaaaaaaactACTATTAAATGGCACACTAATGTGATATTTTATAAGTGAATAATTTCTAAGAAACAGTCAAGTACACTCCCTTAATTCAAAGTATGGATACATTTTTATCCATATAGCACATTTCATCCAGGATGCAGACCCAGCCTTCTTTCTCACCACTAGCTCTAAAACATCATTCTACTGCTGTCTGAATTCTACAGCTTAGTGTTTAGTGAAACATTACCAAACTTCTAATACATTTTTATAGAGAAAGCTGATTTTATCTCCTGGTTGGAATAAATGAGTATCTTTGAGAACCAAGTATTGTCCATCAAAGGGAATAATTAGAGCTTATTTGTGTGGTCCGTTTGTTTCAAATTAGCTATTTTATCTCTCATGAAACATTTACATGCATTCATTGCtatccctttttacagatgaggaaacagaagtttAGAGAGGCCACTCAGCTGCCAAGTGCCAGAGCCCAGATTTACTAAGATCTCTCTTTTGTTCAAACCTTGTGAACAGAAAAAAGGACTGCTTATGAATTGTCATGAAAAGTCACCTCTTACCTGACATGCTAGAAGAGTGAGTATCAACTACAAATGTAGGGATTTTTATGAAAACTCCATAAAATTCCTTATATTGGAAATGATCTAATTTATACAAAGTAAATGCAgcttttaagaaaactttctgAAAATCCAAACCtgactataaaatataaaaacgtAAAGTGTATGACAGTTGATAATGATTTTAGTAGGTTTCAAGTTTCTATTCCTAAATTTTGTTCCAAGATAAACATTACCCAGATAAGAGTGGCTTACTTTCAGATGTGGAGTTTGAACTGTAACAAATACATAACTAAACAATTGACTCTGGTGCTCAAACATCTGTGCGCTGTGCATGGCCTTAAGTGATGAAAAACAGGCCATGTCTTCACTCTATCCATTCAATCAGCAAATGTAAGTAACACTCACTATCCAAATCGATTCAGTTCCTTAGTTAGGAAGGTGAAAGACTACTCTATGcagcacctactaagtgccaggcacgcTGTGCTATACAACCCTAAGAGCTGAGTACCATTGTTTAGTGTtttaacagatgaggacactCAGGCACAGAGAGGATAAGTCACTTactcaaagtcacacagaaaTGTCTGTCCAAGAGAAAGCATGACAGCCAGTATGGTTGGAGCAGAGTTAAGTGATGGGAAGAGTGGCACAAGGTGAGCATCACAGGTCCATCTAAGAGACCTCATTCTACGTGTGATGGGAAACCCTTGGGCAGGTTTTAGTTTATGCTTGTTGTCCTGACATAATTATCAGTACTGTCTTTCACTCTCAAGTGTCTCCATTTGGAATACATTATACATTATATGGTCAccttggtagttctattttagaTATCAATTTTGAGATGCCTACTAGTACCTGAGCAGAGATTTCAAACAGGAAGATGGTGAAGTCTGGAGTTGTGAGAAATTAGGACTGGAGATAGATATTCAGGGATTATCTGCATATCTATGGTATCTAAGTCAATGGCTATAAATGAGATTACCCAGAAAGAAGACAGATTTGGAGTAGTGGATGACCAAGCCTGGGGATCAGAATAACTCTGCCAAGAAAAGACGGCATTTCAATAATATTGAATGCCATGGGGAGGTCAACTAAGATACAGAGAAGTGACCAGTGGATTTGGCAAAAAGGAACTTACTGGTTGGCCCTATCCCGAGTGATTCTGGTGGAATGAGAAAGGTAAGAAGGTAGCTGGAGTGGGTTGAGAGAATAGGAGATAAGAATGAAGCAGGGATTATAGTTCtgttaaataaattttgttgcaaaaggaagcagagaaatggagGTTGTGAGAGtcagtaatttttcttttaagaaagcaaATACTGCAGAATGTTTATATGCTGATGGGTGTGACCCAAGGTGAGAGGGATGGATGAGAGATGGAAAGACTGTAGGATTAATCTCCTTGCGGAAGTGAGGGTGGGCTGACTTTGGATAAGAACAGAGGTAGTAGTCCTGGTCCACAGAGTGTGGGATCAGATGCAGGCAGGTGGACAGAGTGGGCACTGAGAGGCAGGAGAGTTGCTATCTGGTTGCCTCTTTTCACATAGGAGGAAagatacagaatgggagaaggggAGTATGGCAGAAGGGCTGGGAAGAGGAGGTATGAAGTAGTCGTTTTGAGGAGCAGGAAAGTGAACAAACGAAGGTATATAAGAAAGTTTGGCAGAGTTGAGTGGCTACGTGTGCTATGTGGCCATTAATTTAAAAAGCGTCATCAGTACAGCAGCAAAATTTAGGTGCTCAGGCCCAGGCATAGAGAATAAAGGCAGTTATGGttatagaaatatatttgtaGCTTACTCTAACTTGGAAAACttaaacaaaaaaatccacattaGTGGTCAAACATGCTGTATAGTGACTTTATTTCTCCTTAGACCAAATCCTAGTCCATTTTTTAGCTCTTGAACCTCTGCCTTTTTCCATCCTTGCATTCTTACTCAGATttccctacaaataaaattttaaatattcaaaatcaaCAGCACAGCAGGGGGAGATATATGTACATGAAACACTAGAGTCAAATTTCACTTCCTCTGTGAAAAAAGGCTCTAATAACAAAACtacattatttcctttaaaaaattgtatgtatAAATTCACTTCTGTGGCAAAATGTAATTAGCTGCCAAAGTAAATATGATCACCTAGAAGATATCCAGCGAGCCTGGTAAGTCAAGCATATACACAACTAATGCCAACAGCAGAATGAAAGACTAGTTACTGAATAGTCCTCTTTGTTTCTGGACATAAGCTGAAGAGGTTGTGACTTACGCTAATTCAAAA is a window of Camelus bactrianus isolate YW-2024 breed Bactrian camel chromosome 12, ASM4877302v1, whole genome shotgun sequence DNA encoding:
- the MTERF2 gene encoding transcription termination factor 2, mitochondrial, translated to MLWKLLMRSQPCRLCSFRKMLSAPQYRPFLVSFTYTTDNQSNKENERTVEKLYKLSVDIRKIRRLKGWVLLEDETYVEEIANILQQLGAEETAIASILERCPEAIICSPTAINIQRELWQLVCKNEEELVRLIEQFPESFFTIKDQENQRLNVQFFKELGLKNVVISRFLTTASNIFHNPIEKNKQMIKILQESYLNLGGSEANMKVWLLKLLSQNPFILLNSSAAIKETLEFLQEQSFTNFEILQLLSKLKGFLFQLCPRSIQKSISFSKNAFKCTDHDLKQLILKCPALLYYSVPVLEERIQGLLKEGISIAQIRETPMVLELMPHIVQYRIRKLNSLGYRIRDGHLANLNGTKKEFEANFGKIQAKKGRPLFNPVAPLNIEE